A window of the Carassius gibelio isolate Cgi1373 ecotype wild population from Czech Republic chromosome B16, carGib1.2-hapl.c, whole genome shotgun sequence genome harbors these coding sequences:
- the eomesb gene encoding eomesodermin homolog b, producing MSGEGPGSALTSSAEVDSRKVSPIICEDELSGGGRYILDGLGSNRYFMMGSTQQTQESPLFPYTSQTGGVYSGSDGSRYAASLHYGSVLPSPGFCQSLCAGRGDFGAGYQFGQGSGNSYHSYQGSGSGIGSVALSGAGLRAQVYLCNRPLWLKFHRHQTEMIITKQGRRMFPFLSFNITGLSLSTHYNVFVEIVLADPNHWRFQGGKWVTCGKADSNMQGNKIYVHPESPNTGAHWMRQEISFGKLKLTNNKGANTTAAQMIVLQSLHKYQPRLHIVEVSDDGIESTGRDSKTQIFTFPENQFIAVTAYQNTDITQLKIDHNPFAKGFRDNYDTMYTVPERERLTPSPSDSPRTRYTMQPFLQDQFVTNLTPSRLYNSERTVPQTNSMLSPALEDAGAAQRWLVTSVQQTSANKLELTAYEGDYSSSLLPYSFKSLPLQSAHSLGYYPDAAFTSVTAGWGSRGSYPRKVASGLPWSPRPSPTELTDDHAQDKDKSREGNTVSQTVAWMENTPSLKPLDSEEPSIYSVVCKRRRVSLDESGAENSLTVKCEDSSASETFTKDTSSNSKTIGYYAFYAGS from the exons ATGTCCGGTGAAGGACCCGGATCTGCGCTGACCTCGAGCGCGGAGGTGGACAGCAGGAAAGTGTCACCGATCATCTGCGAGGACGAACTCTCGGGCGGCGGCCGGTACATACTCGACGGACTCGGCTCCAACCGATACTTCATGATGGGCTCGACGCAGCAAACGCAGGAGAGTCCCTTGTTTCCGTACACGAGCCAGACGGGAGGCGTGTACTCCGGTTCGGACGGATCGCGGTACGCGGCGTCGCTGCACTACGGCTCCGTGCTTCCCTCCCCGGGCTTCTGTCAGTCTCTGTGCGCGGGACGCGGTGACTTCGGCGCGGGATATCAGTTCGGACAGGGTTCTGGAAACAGCTACCACTCGTACCAGGGCTCCGGGTCCGGTATCGGCTCCGTGGCTCTGTCCGGAGCGGGACTCCGAGCTCAGGTGTATCTGTGCAACCGGCCGCTGTGGCTCAAATTCCACCGACACCAAACCGAGATGATCATCACCAAACAGGGCAG ACGGATGTTCCCCTTTCTAAGCTTCAACATCACGGGTTTGAGTCTGAGCACGCATTATAATGTGTTTGTGGAGATAGTTCTGGCCGATCCCAACCACTGGAGATTTCAGGGCGGGAAATGGGTGACCTGCGGGAAAGCCGACAGTAACATGCAAG gaAATAAGATTTACGTCCACCCTGAATCCCCGAACACAGGAGCTCACTGGATGAGACAAGAAATCTCTTTCGGGAAACTCAAATTAACAAACAACAAGGGAGCGAATACTACCGCCGCACAG ATGATCGTGCTTCAGTCTCTGCACAAGTACCAGCCCAGGCTTCACATCGTCGAAGTGTCCGACGACGGAATCGAAAGCACAGGACGAGACTCGAAGACTCAGATCTTCACCTTCCCTGAGAACCAGTTCATCGCTGTGACAGCCTATCAGAACACTGat atcACGCAACTCAAGATCGACCACAATCCTTTCGCCAAGGGCTTTAGAGATAATTATGACAC GATGTACACGGTTCCCGAGCGTGAAAGACTCACTCCGTCTCCGTCAGACTCTCCTCGCACGCGCTACACAATGCAACCCTTTCTGCAGGACCAGTTTGTCACCAATCTGACCCCGAGTCGCCTGTACAACAGCGAGCGGACGGTTCCTCAGACGAACAGCATGCTTTCTCCTGCGCTGGAGGACGCTGGCGCTGCTCAGAGGTGGCTGGTCACTTCAGTCCAGCAGACCAGTGCAAACAAGCTGGAGCTGACGGCGTACGAGGGCGATTACTCCAGCTCGCTGTTACCTTACAGCTTCAAATCCTTACCTCTGCAGAGCGCACACTCGCTGGGCTACTATCCAGACGCAGCCTTCACCTCCGTCACCGCTGGATGGGGCTCCAGAGGCTCTTATCCCAGAAAAGTGGCGTCCGGATTGCCCTGGTCACCCAGACCGAGTCCCACAGAGCTCACAGACGACCACGCGCAAGATAAAGACAAATCTAGGGAAGGGAACACAGTTAGTCAGACCGTGGCCTGGATGGAGAACACGCCGTCTCTGAAACCGCTAGACTCTGAGGAACCCAGCATTTACTCGGTGGTTTGCAAACGGAGACGGGTTTCCCTCGACGAGTCAGGAGCGGAGAACTCTCTCACGGTCAAGTGTGAAGATTCCAGCGCCTCAGAAACCTTCACCAAGGACACTTCATCAAACTCCAAGACCATCGGCTACTACGCCTTCTACGCCGGCAGCTAG